One segment of Arthrobacter sp. MMS18-M83 DNA contains the following:
- a CDS encoding sulfatase family protein — MTNILLITADDMDGNTPGSFGGPAEATPNLDRLAMEGMVFRRGHVPAAVCQPSRSALMTGLWPHRNGAEGFEPINDRIVVINDLLKQAGYRLGILGKVDHLQPVERFAWDTAVNMRELGLGRNPAAYGRRAEEFIAEATGEGRPWFLMANAHDPHRPFHGSENERDKWTSEEREFYPEPSKVYDADEVQVPGFLPDLPGVRTEYAQYLSSARRCDDVVGEVLDALERSGAAGETLVVFLSDNGMAFPFAKANCYLRSTLTPLIIRWPGVTTPGTSNADDFVNMLDLFPTFCDAAGLLTPADLDGSSLVPLLLQRREERREQVFTVFHETAAKQRYEMRCVQDARYGYIWNAWADGQAQYRAENMFGLSWKAMLAAAEDDADIRQRADFYVSRAREELYDLASDPECLRNRAAEPSLATVLAAKRNALARWMTETGDPLVAAFDAEVPRELLGSGDK; from the coding sequence CAATGGAAGGGATGGTTTTCCGCCGGGGGCACGTCCCTGCGGCGGTTTGCCAGCCCAGCCGGTCCGCCCTGATGACCGGGCTATGGCCGCACCGCAACGGCGCCGAGGGCTTCGAGCCGATCAACGATCGGATCGTAGTCATCAACGACCTCCTCAAACAGGCGGGCTATCGCTTGGGCATCCTCGGCAAAGTAGACCACCTCCAACCGGTGGAACGCTTTGCCTGGGACACCGCTGTGAACATGCGCGAGCTTGGCCTGGGCCGCAACCCCGCGGCCTACGGAAGGCGGGCCGAAGAGTTCATCGCGGAGGCAACAGGGGAAGGACGGCCATGGTTCCTCATGGCCAACGCGCACGATCCACACAGACCCTTCCATGGCAGCGAGAACGAGCGGGACAAGTGGACTTCGGAAGAACGCGAGTTCTACCCGGAGCCCTCCAAGGTATACGACGCCGACGAGGTCCAGGTCCCCGGATTCCTTCCGGACCTGCCCGGCGTCCGTACCGAGTACGCCCAATACCTCAGCTCCGCCCGCCGCTGCGATGACGTCGTCGGGGAGGTGCTGGACGCCTTGGAACGTTCCGGCGCTGCGGGAGAAACCCTGGTGGTCTTCCTCTCCGACAACGGCATGGCGTTCCCTTTCGCCAAGGCCAACTGCTATTTGCGCAGCACCTTGACCCCTCTCATCATCCGCTGGCCCGGGGTGACCACTCCCGGGACCAGCAATGCGGACGACTTCGTGAACATGCTGGACTTGTTCCCGACGTTCTGCGACGCGGCCGGCCTCCTGACGCCAGCCGATCTCGACGGCAGTTCCCTCGTCCCGCTGCTCCTCCAGCGGCGGGAGGAACGGCGGGAACAGGTATTCACGGTATTCCACGAAACCGCGGCAAAGCAGCGCTATGAGATGCGTTGCGTGCAGGACGCACGTTACGGCTACATCTGGAACGCCTGGGCTGACGGCCAGGCACAGTACCGGGCTGAAAACATGTTCGGCCTGTCCTGGAAGGCAATGCTTGCCGCAGCCGAAGATGACGCCGATATCCGCCAGCGCGCAGACTTCTACGTCTCCCGCGCGCGCGAGGAACTTTACGATCTCGCATCAGACCCCGAGTGCCTGCGCAACCGCGCAGCCGAGCCTTCCCTCGCCACCGTGCTTGCCGCAAAACGCAACGCACTGGCGCGATGGATGACTGAGACGGGCGACCCCCTGGTCGCAGCGTTCGATGCCGAGGTACCCCGCGAACTATTGGGCAGCGGCGACAAATGA